From the genome of Desulfovibrio psychrotolerans, one region includes:
- a CDS encoding LexA family transcriptional regulator produces the protein MNTTHTASSDWRIQEFIVEAIGLVGGIAELARIAGVSERTVYAWKNGERHPSRANLGRVTEYLEDMADEAWLQQAAPVPPWAGLRERGAEPPAGGRYPGGSPASPASPPAAAGSVGGSPRGGPFSYEPGYADGMDGRRAASADRSSLPLLPGRSAGAKRVERTYEEQFAEDFVLVEKARARPSAGGGSLETSGEREGAYAFRLDWVMQKTTDTTRLKIMEVMGRSMENTLHNGDMCLVNERDRELVEDRIYVIRVHDEIYVKRFSRAPGRYLFRGDNRELAYQDIEVDVTDESLSWEIIGRVIWAGKEF, from the coding sequence ATGAATACAACGCATACTGCTAGCTCTGACTGGCGCATTCAGGAATTCATTGTTGAGGCCATAGGCTTGGTGGGCGGTATTGCCGAACTGGCGCGCATTGCCGGGGTAAGTGAGCGCACCGTGTACGCCTGGAAAAACGGAGAACGCCACCCGAGCAGGGCTAATCTGGGCAGGGTGACAGAGTATCTGGAGGACATGGCGGATGAGGCGTGGCTGCAGCAGGCGGCACCTGTGCCGCCTTGGGCAGGCTTGCGCGAACGGGGCGCGGAACCGCCTGCCGGTGGAAGGTACCCCGGTGGTTCTCCCGCTTCTCCCGCTTCTCCCCCCGCGGCTGCCGGTTCCGTGGGTGGCAGCCCGCGCGGCGGACCATTCTCATACGAGCCAGGCTATGCCGACGGCATGGATGGCAGACGGGCAGCTTCTGCGGACCGCAGCAGTCTGCCGCTTCTGCCCGGTCGGTCTGCCGGGGCAAAGCGCGTTGAGCGGACGTATGAAGAGCAGTTCGCCGAGGACTTTGTTCTGGTGGAGAAGGCCCGTGCCCGGCCCAGCGCAGGCGGCGGTTCGCTGGAAACCAGCGGTGAACGCGAGGGAGCCTATGCCTTCCGGCTGGACTGGGTAATGCAGAAAACAACGGACACCACTCGCCTGAAAATTATGGAGGTGATGGGACGGTCCATGGAAAACACCCTGCATAACGGCGATATGTGTCTGGTGAACGAGCGTGACCGGGAGCTGGTGGAGGACCGTATCTACGTTATCCGCGTGCATGACGAGATATACGTGAAGCGTTTTTCCCGGGCTCCGGGGCGGTATCTGTTCCGGGGGGACAACCGTGAACTGGCTTATCAGGATATAGAGGTGGATGTGACGGATGAATCCCTGAGCTGGGAGATAATCGGACGTGTCATCTGGGCGGGCAAGGAGTTCTGA
- a CDS encoding D-Ala-D-Ala carboxypeptidase family metallohydrolase, with translation MYTTEYFRIEELVPPEMHVAWKQAPQRLFMLFDLDALRTLDNLRRRYGPIIVNNWHKKGNFRHSGWRPWDCKDGAALSQHKLGRAFDCKFTQASAEEVREDLARMPYSSAFSAIRRIEAFEGMSWFHFDTGNHNRETDGILVVGNGSTPSTTIPCPPVREAGTA, from the coding sequence ATGTACACCACGGAATACTTTCGCATAGAGGAACTGGTGCCACCGGAAATGCACGTCGCATGGAAACAGGCTCCGCAACGCCTCTTCATGCTTTTCGATCTGGATGCCCTGCGCACGCTGGATAACCTGCGCCGCAGATACGGCCCCATCATCGTCAACAACTGGCATAAGAAAGGTAATTTCCGCCATTCAGGCTGGCGGCCGTGGGATTGCAAAGATGGGGCAGCCCTGTCACAGCACAAGCTGGGCCGCGCCTTTGACTGCAAATTCACGCAAGCAAGCGCCGAAGAGGTGCGCGAAGATCTCGCCCGCATGCCCTACTCCTCCGCCTTTTCGGCCATACGGCGCATAGAGGCGTTTGAGGGCATGAGCTGGTTCCATTTTGATACCGGGAACCATAACCGTGAAACGGACGGCATATTGGTGGTGGGCAACGGCAGCACGCCATCCACCACCATTCCCTGCCCCCCGGTGCGGGAGGCGGGCACGGCATGA